A window of Candidatus Alcyoniella australis contains these coding sequences:
- a CDS encoding DUF2142 domain-containing protein has translation MHQGKSAAIIAGVLLFVLALVNCLWWSASIEYNGAPDEYEHIKTRRFIAEHGRLPRSDDPGFGIHLLDSNTKQPLYPLLDAHSGAMLFPTHARIDLKHRYEVRQPYIWTPQLAHLLAGRAMRLSGMQGLSATRAFNALCVAAAALLCFVAGMIAGQGRLVPALAAGAGLALWPQLTFIGAYANDDAFAVFSVAALLAVCCSIELRGLNYCRALLLGLCMGLALLSKLYVYALFPLLGLWLLLRLRAQGRNAVGPGILALVAAALCSGWWFVRNAVLLQGSVLGRDVLYQQIKRFSQALPPELAQRTHLLYADSFSRLGQSWSEFPLLRWLKITFASCYGMFGWMDRILPPALYWIAFAALLLGLATAAAAAVRRGETRLRLPSALWLLGLPYMLLLLLLSLYNSYYVDMQPQGRYLLSSLPALLLLAGFGAASLHGRLGRIAPLALCALYLAFNLLCRLQYV, from the coding sequence ATGCACCAGGGTAAATCGGCCGCGATAATCGCCGGGGTATTGCTCTTTGTGTTGGCCCTGGTCAACTGCCTGTGGTGGTCCGCGTCGATCGAGTACAACGGCGCCCCGGACGAGTACGAACACATCAAGACGCGGCGCTTCATCGCGGAGCACGGCCGGCTGCCCAGATCGGACGACCCGGGCTTCGGCATCCACCTGCTGGACTCGAACACCAAACAACCGCTCTACCCGCTGCTCGATGCGCACAGCGGCGCAATGCTTTTCCCGACCCACGCACGGATCGACCTCAAGCATCGCTACGAGGTGCGCCAGCCCTACATCTGGACGCCGCAGTTGGCGCATTTGCTCGCCGGCAGGGCCATGCGCCTAAGCGGCATGCAGGGACTGAGCGCAACCCGGGCGTTCAACGCGCTGTGCGTGGCGGCCGCGGCCCTGCTGTGCTTCGTTGCCGGAATGATCGCCGGTCAAGGGCGTCTCGTGCCCGCCCTGGCGGCCGGGGCTGGACTGGCGCTGTGGCCGCAACTGACGTTCATCGGCGCCTATGCCAACGACGACGCCTTTGCCGTGTTCTCGGTCGCCGCGCTGCTGGCGGTCTGCTGTAGCATCGAGCTACGCGGCCTGAACTATTGCCGAGCATTGCTGCTCGGCCTATGTATGGGCCTGGCGCTGCTCTCCAAGCTCTACGTCTACGCCCTGTTCCCGCTGCTCGGGCTGTGGCTGCTGCTGCGATTGCGCGCCCAGGGTCGCAACGCCGTGGGCCCGGGCATCCTGGCGCTGGTCGCGGCCGCGCTGTGCAGCGGATGGTGGTTCGTGCGCAACGCCGTGCTGCTCCAGGGCAGCGTGCTGGGACGCGACGTGCTCTACCAGCAGATCAAACGTTTCAGCCAGGCACTGCCGCCCGAACTGGCCCAGCGCACGCACCTGCTCTACGCCGACTCGTTCAGCCGACTGGGCCAATCCTGGAGCGAGTTCCCGCTGCTGCGCTGGCTGAAGATCACCTTTGCCAGCTGCTACGGGATGTTCGGCTGGATGGATCGCATCCTGCCCCCGGCGCTGTACTGGATCGCCTTTGCCGCGTTGCTGCTCGGGTTGGCAACGGCCGCGGCCGCCGCGGTTCGTCGAGGCGAAACACGCCTGCGCCTGCCAAGCGCGCTGTGGCTGTTGGGCCTGCCCTACATGTTGCTGCTGTTGCTGCTCTCGCTGTACAACTCATACTACGTGGACATGCAGCCCCAGGGCCGCTATTTGCTGAGCAGCCTGCCCGCGCTGCTACTGCTGGCGGGTTTTGGCGCGGCGTCGTTGCACGGCCGATTGGGCCGCATCGCGCCGTTGGCTTTGTGCGCGTTATATCTTGCATTCAACCTGCTTTGCCGTTTGCAATACGTTTGA
- a CDS encoding patatin-like phospholipase family protein: protein MTQGRKRGLVLSGGAALGAFQAGALITLSQRGLEFEAIAAASIGLLHALAWNRGPQFVQRLDQTWREDVARFSPFEPGALLEFKSPFKFRGALTDLVAKYRDDHPDADAPGQVPIYVALTEALSGEPRGYCLSAPELDAETREAVLRAAVSIPPLGDRAVEINGERLYDGGFSNNAPIRLLDELNLDEIWLIDLTPTAMQTPLRRGLAQSVDRLRQRQLNPWITGAAAMAKSRLGGPGRKSHTRIVRIAYDPRGLELLLRGARGLTFSQRNIDRLLALGREQAQRVWDQYFSG, encoded by the coding sequence TTGACGCAAGGACGCAAACGCGGCCTGGTGCTTTCGGGCGGCGCCGCCCTGGGGGCGTTCCAGGCCGGCGCATTGATTACGCTCAGCCAGCGCGGCCTGGAGTTCGAGGCGATCGCCGCGGCCTCCATCGGCTTGCTGCACGCCCTGGCCTGGAATCGCGGCCCGCAGTTCGTGCAACGCTTGGACCAGACCTGGCGCGAGGATGTGGCGCGCTTCTCGCCCTTTGAGCCCGGGGCGCTGCTCGAGTTCAAGAGCCCCTTTAAGTTCCGCGGCGCGCTGACCGACCTGGTAGCCAAATACCGCGACGACCATCCGGACGCCGACGCGCCGGGCCAGGTGCCGATCTACGTCGCGCTGACCGAGGCGCTCAGCGGCGAGCCGCGTGGCTACTGCCTGTCTGCCCCCGAGCTGGATGCGGAAACGCGCGAGGCTGTTCTGCGCGCCGCGGTAAGCATCCCGCCGCTGGGCGATCGCGCGGTGGAGATCAACGGCGAGCGGCTGTACGACGGCGGGTTCTCCAACAACGCGCCGATCAGGCTGCTCGATGAATTGAACCTGGACGAGATCTGGCTGATCGATCTGACACCGACGGCAATGCAGACCCCGTTGCGTCGTGGCTTGGCCCAGAGCGTGGACAGGCTGCGGCAGCGACAGCTCAACCCCTGGATCACCGGCGCCGCCGCCATGGCCAAATCGCGGCTGGGCGGGCCGGGTCGCAAATCACATACGCGGATAGTGCGGATCGCCTACGACCCACGGGGGCTCGAGTTGCTGCTGCGCGGGGCGCGCGGGCTGACCTTTTCCCAGCGCAACATCGACCGCCTGCTGGCGCTGGGGCGCGAGCAGGCCCAACGCGTCTGGGACCAATACTTCTCCGGTTGA
- a CDS encoding nitronate monooxygenase, with product MKTRMTELFGIEYPIQCGGMLWLANPELAAAISNAGAMGNLTSGNYNTGDEFRAAVDKTRELTDKPFIVNITTMPSIRLPIELLQEFFSICCEKKVTAIEIAGAPVDRFLGPQYLPMAKEAGVKVLHKVGTVKHAIHAQKVGYDAVTIAGFEEGGFPHKDNVSTIVLLPKTAEAVDIPVIVAGGMVDGKSLAAALALGADGIMMASRFLATKDCAVHPNIHQLLIERNEMDTSLHLRTLLKEFGLQVRALTNGIMRKVAQVEEEGGDFGELFPLISGQRAKEVWQTGDAEQAMLTVGQSIGRIYDIPTVDELIQRMVREAEQALSSALEQARA from the coding sequence ATGAAAACGCGGATGACCGAGCTTTTCGGAATCGAATACCCGATCCAGTGCGGCGGCATGCTCTGGCTGGCCAATCCCGAGCTGGCCGCGGCGATCAGCAACGCCGGCGCGATGGGCAACCTGACCTCGGGCAACTACAACACGGGCGACGAGTTCCGCGCGGCGGTCGACAAGACGCGCGAGCTGACCGACAAGCCGTTCATCGTCAACATCACCACCATGCCCTCAATCCGCCTGCCGATCGAGCTGCTGCAGGAGTTCTTCTCGATCTGCTGCGAGAAAAAGGTGACGGCGATCGAGATCGCGGGCGCGCCCGTGGACCGCTTCCTCGGACCGCAGTACCTGCCGATGGCCAAGGAGGCCGGGGTCAAAGTGCTGCACAAGGTCGGCACGGTCAAGCACGCGATCCACGCCCAAAAAGTGGGCTACGACGCGGTGACCATCGCTGGGTTCGAGGAGGGCGGCTTCCCGCATAAGGACAACGTGAGCACCATCGTGCTGCTGCCCAAGACCGCCGAGGCCGTGGACATCCCGGTGATCGTGGCCGGCGGAATGGTCGACGGCAAGTCGTTGGCCGCGGCCCTGGCTCTCGGGGCCGACGGGATCATGATGGCCTCGCGCTTCCTGGCGACCAAGGACTGCGCCGTGCATCCGAACATCCACCAGCTGCTGATCGAGCGCAACGAGATGGACACCTCGCTGCATCTGCGCACCCTGCTCAAGGAGTTCGGCCTGCAGGTGCGCGCCCTGACCAACGGGATCATGCGCAAGGTGGCGCAGGTCGAGGAAGAAGGCGGCGACTTCGGCGAGCTGTTCCCGCTGATCTCGGGCCAGCGCGCCAAGGAGGTCTGGCAGACCGGCGACGCCGAACAGGCGATGCTCACCGTGGGGCAGTCCATCGGCCGGATCTACGACATCCCGACCGTGGACGAGCTGATTCAACGCATGGTCCGCGAGGCCGAGCAGGCGCTGAGCAGCGCCCTGGAGCAGGCGCGGGCGTAG
- a CDS encoding M64 family metallopeptidase translates to MELRRETLLNSGADNAMYNIVLLPDGYTELELPQYIKHCWEFVRGLSELPWFSTLQNAINIHALLIPSAQSGAGEGDARDTPFGAHYGEMIEGGVKRLIEINDQRAIQILEQELSQWNAAMVVVNGHQMGGSGGTKRNQSSPNKRVAAAAAVANWLPVAMHELGHSAFGLADEYDSAIPDAPDNIEDYPNVTAEVRRERIKWRRFIEADTPLPTPLDLGFADRMLVGLFEGAFYRTHGVFRPTRICAMSTLSKTIPFCRVCMQRIIDTLRPHFSSRPALACDAHLLSTAYRLSPRLELCNVGNVPVKNIEVRAFEAELDQDKLLKSDVKADKRFKALFKSPHASLQSDERLFVDLQFADLNSSPDYGCLTFYSDAGELDVFLEVWA, encoded by the coding sequence ATGGAACTGCGTCGCGAGACTTTACTAAACAGCGGTGCGGACAATGCGATGTACAACATCGTCTTGCTTCCCGACGGCTACACCGAGCTCGAGCTGCCGCAATACATCAAACACTGTTGGGAGTTCGTACGCGGCCTAAGCGAGCTGCCGTGGTTCAGCACCCTGCAAAACGCGATCAACATTCATGCACTGCTGATTCCCTCGGCGCAATCCGGGGCCGGCGAGGGCGACGCGCGGGACACGCCGTTCGGCGCACATTACGGTGAGATGATCGAGGGCGGCGTCAAGCGGCTGATTGAAATCAACGATCAACGTGCGATTCAAATCCTCGAGCAGGAGCTGTCGCAGTGGAACGCCGCGATGGTCGTGGTCAACGGTCACCAGATGGGCGGATCCGGGGGCACAAAGCGGAACCAATCGTCGCCGAACAAACGCGTGGCAGCTGCCGCGGCAGTGGCCAACTGGCTGCCGGTGGCAATGCACGAGCTGGGCCACTCCGCGTTCGGCCTGGCTGACGAATACGATTCGGCCATCCCCGACGCCCCGGACAACATCGAGGACTATCCCAATGTCACCGCGGAGGTCCGGCGCGAGCGGATCAAGTGGCGCCGCTTCATCGAAGCCGACACACCGCTACCCACGCCGCTGGATCTGGGGTTCGCCGATCGGATGCTGGTCGGGCTGTTCGAGGGCGCGTTCTACCGCACACATGGGGTCTTTCGGCCCACGCGAATCTGTGCAATGAGTACGCTTTCCAAGACCATCCCCTTTTGCCGTGTGTGCATGCAGCGCATCATCGACACGCTACGGCCGCACTTCAGCTCGCGTCCGGCCCTGGCCTGCGATGCGCATCTGCTCAGCACCGCCTATCGGCTCTCCCCCCGGCTCGAGCTGTGCAACGTGGGCAACGTCCCGGTCAAAAACATCGAGGTTCGCGCGTTCGAGGCCGAGTTAGACCAAGACAAGCTGCTCAAGTCTGACGTCAAAGCGGACAAACGCTTCAAGGCGTTGTTCAAATCACCGCACGCCTCATTGCAATCTGACGAACGTCTTTTCGTGGATCTGCAGTTCGCCGATCTCAACTCCAGCCCCGACTACGGCTGCCTGACCTTCTACAGCGACGCGGGTGAGCTCGACGTGTTTTTAGAGGTTTGGGCATAA
- a CDS encoding PIN domain-containing protein, with protein MSEVLIDTSAWIAALRGSERRIQRAVDGLLESDRALFCGVVEMELLHGLRPRERKTLLPLFEALPYVQLDREDWRSVGKLRGELRAKGKIIPATDALIAALCLRLGVQLLSLDKHFDRLPQLRRYKTL; from the coding sequence ATGAGTGAGGTGTTGATCGACACCTCGGCCTGGATCGCCGCGTTGCGCGGATCAGAGCGCCGGATTCAGCGGGCGGTGGACGGTCTGCTGGAGTCCGACCGGGCGTTGTTCTGCGGCGTGGTGGAGATGGAGCTGCTTCACGGCTTGCGCCCGCGCGAGAGGAAGACGCTGTTGCCTCTTTTCGAGGCCTTGCCCTACGTTCAACTGGACCGCGAAGACTGGCGTTCGGTTGGAAAGCTGCGGGGCGAATTACGCGCCAAGGGCAAGATCATTCCGGCCACAGACGCGCTGATCGCCGCGCTTTGCCTGCGCCTCGGAGTCCAGCTGCTCTCCCTGGATAAGCACTTCGACCGGCTGCCGCAGCTCAGGCGTTACAAAACCTTGTAA
- a CDS encoding type II toxin-antitoxin system VapB family antitoxin produces the protein MRTTVTLDEGLVREVMSVTSAKTKTAAVALALREHVRRKRIEKLRSILGKVDIDAVDLENLRAEELREAEWIDE, from the coding sequence ATGAGAACTACGGTTACGCTCGATGAGGGTCTGGTGCGCGAGGTGATGAGCGTGACCTCGGCCAAGACCAAGACCGCGGCCGTGGCCCTGGCGTTGCGGGAGCACGTGCGTCGCAAGCGGATCGAGAAGCTGCGTTCGATTTTGGGCAAGGTCGATATCGACGCGGTCGACCTGGAGAATTTGCGGGCCGAGGAGCTGCGGGAGGCGGAGTGGATCGATGAGTGA
- a CDS encoding enoyl-CoA hydratase-related protein yields MALDFEKRDGIALLGMNRPEAKNALDAGLLRELLEAWNEIAADDAIRATVLYSKLPDIFCAGMDLKTVIAVLTGARAPENDDERWIVGDPSGVFRSMLRQREWDKPVISAVHGLCLTGGFEMVMGTDLRLASDDAGFQMRETSYGIMPVGGSTVFLPRQIPLAAAKEILMLGEVVPAQRLYQWGFLNRVVPREKLMDTALAMAQRICNNGPLAVQGVLKSIRLNAALNVDQAMQLELEIGMPIFSSADAREGVLAFKEKRKAQFKGE; encoded by the coding sequence ATGGCGCTGGATTTTGAGAAACGCGACGGAATCGCCCTGCTGGGCATGAACCGGCCTGAGGCCAAGAACGCCCTGGACGCGGGGCTGCTGCGCGAGCTGCTCGAGGCCTGGAACGAGATCGCGGCGGACGACGCGATCCGCGCGACCGTGCTCTACTCCAAGCTGCCCGACATCTTCTGCGCGGGTATGGACTTGAAAACCGTGATTGCGGTACTCACTGGCGCGCGCGCCCCTGAGAACGACGACGAGCGTTGGATCGTCGGCGACCCCAGCGGCGTGTTTCGCTCGATGCTGCGCCAGCGTGAATGGGACAAGCCGGTGATCAGCGCGGTCCACGGCCTGTGCCTCACCGGCGGGTTTGAGATGGTGATGGGCACTGACCTGCGCCTGGCGTCCGATGACGCGGGTTTCCAGATGCGCGAGACGAGCTACGGCATCATGCCCGTGGGCGGGTCCACGGTTTTCCTACCGCGGCAGATTCCGCTGGCCGCGGCCAAGGAGATCCTGATGCTCGGCGAGGTGGTGCCGGCCCAGCGACTTTACCAGTGGGGATTTTTAAACCGCGTGGTGCCCCGCGAAAAGCTGATGGACACGGCCCTGGCAATGGCGCAGCGCATCTGCAACAACGGACCGCTGGCCGTGCAGGGCGTGCTCAAGAGCATTCGGCTCAACGCCGCGCTGAATGTTGATCAGGCGATGCAGCTCGAGCTCGAGATTGGCATGCCGATCTTCAGCTCGGCCGACGCGCGCGAGGGCGTACTTGCGTTCAAGGAAAAGCGCAAAGCGCAGTTCAAGGGCGAGTAG
- a CDS encoding gamma carbonic anhydrase family protein has product MALYRFEDKTPQVDPTAFVAESALVIGDVIIGPETYIGHGAILRGDYGTIAIGECTAIEEGVLIHSRPSDRTQIGAHVTVGHGALIHNATIRDQAVIGMRSVISDYSEVGEWAIIAEGSLVKANQQIPDYSIAVGVPAKVKSRVTDRHQAVWEYGKQLYREMVKRYKVPGAFERID; this is encoded by the coding sequence ATGGCCCTATACCGCTTCGAGGATAAAACGCCCCAGGTTGATCCAACAGCGTTCGTCGCCGAATCCGCCTTGGTGATCGGAGACGTGATCATTGGCCCGGAGACCTATATTGGTCACGGCGCGATTCTGCGCGGGGATTACGGCACGATCGCCATCGGCGAATGCACCGCCATCGAGGAGGGCGTGCTGATCCACTCCCGTCCCAGCGATCGCACGCAGATCGGCGCCCATGTTACGGTCGGGCACGGCGCCTTGATTCACAACGCCACGATCCGCGATCAGGCGGTGATCGGCATGCGTTCCGTGATTTCGGACTACAGCGAGGTCGGAGAGTGGGCGATCATCGCCGAGGGTTCGCTGGTCAAGGCCAACCAACAGATTCCGGACTATTCGATTGCCGTGGGAGTGCCGGCCAAGGTCAAGTCGCGGGTCACCGACCGTCACCAGGCGGTTTGGGAATATGGAAAACAGCTCTACCGCGAAATGGTCAAGCGCTACAAAGTGCCCGGTGCGTTCGAGCGCATCGACTGA